A section of the Roseomonas marmotae genome encodes:
- a CDS encoding metal-dependent hydrolase — MMAGSHIALGAAAWFVAAPRFGMPALDPVSIGLAVFGSLLPDIDHPKSWVGKRVWPISLICGRIFGHRGMTHSLIAISGCIALLLSEQLSVAFTAPLVVGYLSHLAADLLTPGGLRLAWPLRGVWSLPLCRTGSPFEPLVVALVLSWAWGNTAEKFDLKDGLRAAGVCRLLAPELPSLCEAEAVAKTPRSGWQGLAWVGETAPAVIRR, encoded by the coding sequence ATGATGGCGGGCTCGCATATCGCCTTGGGGGCGGCCGCCTGGTTCGTTGCCGCGCCACGCTTCGGCATGCCGGCGCTGGACCCTGTCTCGATCGGGCTGGCGGTCTTCGGATCGCTTCTGCCGGATATCGATCACCCCAAGTCCTGGGTGGGCAAGCGGGTCTGGCCGATCTCGTTGATCTGCGGGCGGATCTTTGGCCACAGGGGCATGACCCATTCGCTCATCGCGATCAGCGGCTGCATTGCCCTGCTGCTCAGTGAGCAGCTCTCGGTAGCTTTCACGGCACCGCTGGTCGTGGGCTATCTCTCGCACCTGGCGGCGGACCTGCTGACACCGGGAGGGCTGCGCCTCGCCTGGCCGCTGAGAGGCGTCTGGTCCTTGCCCCTCTGCCGCACCGGCTCACCCTTCGAGCCGCTGGTGGTGGCGCTGGTGCTCTCCTGGGCCTGGGGCAACACCGCCGAGAAATTCGATCTGAAGGACGGGCTGCGCGCCGCCGGCGTCTGCCGCCTGCTGGCGCCCGAACTGCCCTCGCTCTGCGAGGCGGAAGCCGTTGCCAAGACCCCCCGTTCCGGCTGGCAGGGCCTGGCCTGGGTAGGAGAGACCGCGCCGGCCGTGATCCGCCGCTAG